In the Magnetospira sp. QH-2 genome, one interval contains:
- a CDS encoding flagellar basal body-associated FliL family protein, whose translation MADEDLEDEEDAEDDDGEGGGGGGGGSKKLIIIIAIPLLLLIGGGAAAYFLGLLDPVVAMVTGEDPAADGEEGAEGAEGGAPMADQAVFFDLPELLVNLNSQGRRAVYLKMRISLEVETLAEQTQLESLTPRVVDSFQVYLRELRMDDLQGSAGMYRLEEELMTRVNAAVAPIKVKDVLFKEMLVQ comes from the coding sequence ATGGCTGACGAAGACCTTGAAGACGAAGAAGATGCCGAAGACGATGATGGTGAAGGCGGCGGCGGTGGCGGCGGTGGCAGCAAGAAGCTGATCATCATTATTGCCATTCCCCTGTTATTGTTGATCGGTGGGGGCGCGGCGGCCTATTTCCTGGGGCTGCTTGACCCGGTGGTTGCCATGGTGACCGGCGAGGATCCCGCGGCTGACGGCGAGGAAGGGGCAGAGGGTGCCGAAGGCGGCGCGCCCATGGCCGATCAGGCGGTGTTTTTCGATCTGCCGGAACTACTGGTTAACCTGAATAGCCAAGGGCGTCGCGCGGTCTATCTTAAGATGCGCATCAGCCTTGAAGTGGAGACCCTGGCCGAGCAGACGCAACTGGAAAGCCTGACCCCCCGCGTGGTGGACAGCTTCCAGGTCTATCTTCGCGAACTGCGCATGGACGATTTGCAGGGCTCGGCGGGAATGTACCGTCTGGAAGAGGAACTAATGACCCGGGTCAACGCCGCCGTGGCGCCGATCAAGGTCAAGGACGTGCTATTCAAGGAGATGCTGGTCCAATAA
- the fliM gene encoding flagellar motor switch protein FliM has translation MTSPGDDDLSAEWDAALSGEDDAAAGGGGGEDDDGLAAEWEAMIGGGEDEEGGGGGHESTRVLNQDEIDSLLGFDEDHDDMGEKSGIQAILNSALVSYERLPMLEVVFDRLVRMMSTSLRNFTSDNVEVSLDNIVSLRFGDYLNSIPLPAMLSVFKAEEWDNYGLITVDSSLIYSIVDVLLGGRRGTAAMRIEGRPYTTIERNLVERMIHVMLGDLSAAFEPLSPVTFRFDRLETNPRFATISRPSNAAIVAKLRIDMEDRGGRLELLIPYATLEPVRELLLQMFLGEKFGRDSIWETHLAEELWLTDLDLEAVLDSQTMRLTEVFDLQVGSRIMLNATPDSPVSLLCGEIPLYRGKMGRKGDHIAIKIDGRMRKDKR, from the coding sequence ATGACAAGTCCGGGCGACGACGATCTGTCTGCCGAATGGGACGCCGCGCTTTCCGGCGAGGATGACGCTGCCGCGGGCGGCGGTGGCGGTGAGGATGACGACGGCCTGGCCGCCGAATGGGAGGCCATGATTGGCGGCGGCGAGGATGAGGAAGGCGGCGGTGGCGGCCATGAATCCACGCGCGTCCTTAATCAGGACGAAATCGACAGCCTGTTGGGCTTCGACGAAGACCATGATGACATGGGCGAAAAGTCCGGGATTCAGGCGATCCTCAACAGTGCTTTGGTCTCCTACGAACGCCTGCCCATGCTGGAGGTGGTCTTTGACCGCCTGGTTCGCATGATGTCCACTTCCTTGCGTAACTTCACGTCGGACAACGTGGAAGTATCGCTCGATAATATCGTTTCGCTGCGTTTCGGTGACTACCTGAATTCCATTCCGCTGCCGGCCATGCTGTCGGTGTTCAAGGCGGAAGAATGGGACAACTACGGTCTGATCACCGTCGATTCCTCCCTGATTTATTCCATCGTGGATGTGCTTCTTGGCGGACGCCGCGGGACAGCGGCCATGCGCATCGAGGGACGCCCTTATACGACCATCGAACGCAATCTGGTCGAGCGGATGATCCATGTGATGCTGGGCGATTTGTCGGCGGCGTTCGAGCCGTTGAGCCCGGTGACCTTCCGCTTTGATCGTTTGGAGACCAACCCGCGCTTTGCCACCATTTCGCGGCCTTCCAACGCCGCCATCGTGGCCAAGCTGCGGATCGATATGGAGGATCGCGGCGGGCGCTTGGAACTGCTGATCCCCTATGCGACCCTGGAACCGGTTCGCGAACTGCTGCTGCAGATGTTTCTGGGTGAAAAGTTCGGTCGGGATTCCATCTGGGAAACTCACTTGGCGGAAGAGCTTTGGTTGACCGATCTGGATCTGGAAGCGGTGCTCGATTCGCAGACCATGCGTCTGACGGAAGTTTTTGATTTGCAGGTCGGGTCGCGGATTATGTTGAACGCCACGCCTGATTCTCCCGTATCGCTTCTCTGCGGGGAGATTCCGCTGTATCGTGGGAAAATGGGTCGCAAGGGCGACCACATTGCCATCAAAATCGATGGTCGAATGCGAAAGGATAAACGTTAG
- a CDS encoding MotE family protein produces the protein MAETSNFPRLRLLPITIFAAALMLTVRVGDILDGVDGLGSAPIAVTGAEAQEQQGQPPAEADTAADAGAETPAEDEADMAASEDEANAQAAEAQAAAADEAAQEIRRRRPSLADDPTLFTQAEIDLLQQLAERRDQLDNREMELDQREAMMKAAETKIGTKVDQLQTLKATIEDLIKKYDQQQDEKLISLVKIYENMKPKDASKIFEQLEMDTLLLVAERMKERKLAAIMAKMTPGKAREMTEELYRLRQLPRTGDQLGG, from the coding sequence ATGGCCGAGACCAGTAACTTTCCCCGCTTAAGGCTGCTGCCGATTACCATATTCGCGGCGGCTCTGATGCTGACCGTGCGTGTCGGAGATATCCTCGATGGCGTGGATGGTCTTGGCAGCGCCCCCATCGCGGTGACCGGGGCAGAGGCTCAAGAGCAACAGGGCCAGCCACCCGCCGAGGCCGATACCGCCGCTGATGCCGGTGCCGAGACACCGGCGGAAGACGAGGCCGATATGGCCGCCAGCGAGGACGAGGCCAATGCACAGGCCGCCGAGGCTCAGGCCGCGGCCGCGGACGAAGCAGCCCAGGAAATTCGACGTCGTCGTCCGTCTCTCGCCGACGATCCTACTCTGTTTACTCAAGCCGAGATTGATCTGTTGCAGCAACTGGCGGAACGTCGTGACCAGTTGGATAATCGCGAAATGGAGCTCGATCAGCGCGAGGCCATGATGAAGGCCGCCGAGACCAAGATCGGCACCAAGGTGGACCAACTGCAAACCCTTAAGGCCACCATTGAGGATCTCATCAAGAAGTATGATCAGCAACAAGACGAGAAGCTGATTAGTCTTGTGAAGATCTATGAAAACATGAAGCCCAAGGATGCCTCTAAAATCTTCGAGCAACTTGAAATGGATACCCTGTTGCTGGTGGCCGAGCGCATGAAGGAACGGAAGTTGGCGGCGATCATGGCCAAAATGACGCCGGGCAAGGCACGGGAGATGACCGAGGAGCTTTATCGCCTGCGGCAACTGCCGCGCACCGGTGATCAACTGGGTGGTTAG
- a CDS encoding DUF6468 domain-containing protein, with translation MPISLFLDIIVAILLVMTIGYAVVLNRRLAVLRQDRDELERLAAEFASATVRADEGVRRLKGTADELGAMMDTRISKAQGLKEDLDYLIDRANSVADKLESSVRTTRKDMPQDPLPEMDPDEEMVGVEPAGLPEEEEVPARSEAELELLKALQSVK, from the coding sequence GTGCCCATTTCGCTGTTTCTTGATATCATTGTGGCGATCCTGTTGGTCATGACCATCGGGTATGCCGTGGTACTCAACCGGCGTTTGGCCGTGTTGCGCCAGGACCGGGATGAGTTGGAACGGTTGGCGGCGGAATTCGCCAGTGCCACCGTCCGGGCCGATGAAGGCGTGCGGCGCCTGAAGGGAACGGCCGATGAACTGGGCGCCATGATGGATACCCGGATCAGCAAGGCCCAGGGCTTGAAGGAAGACCTGGACTATCTGATCGACCGGGCCAATTCCGTGGCCGACAAGCTGGAATCGTCGGTGCGGACGACCCGAAAGGATATGCCTCAGGATCCCTTGCCGGAAATGGATCCGGATGAAGAAATGGTCGGTGTTGAACCGGCCGGGTTGCCAGAGGAAGAAGAAGTCCCGGCCCGATCCGAGGCTGAATTGGAATTGTTGAAGGCCTTGCAATCGGTCAAATAA